Genomic window (Rhizobium acidisoli):
TCTCATCGTCCTGCTGTTGTGAATCGAGCGCCGCCGCCTCGTCGCCGAGGTTGGCACGCAGATGAAGATGCCGGCCTTCCGCCAGGGACCAATCCACTGCGATCGCATTTCCCGTCGAGCGGTAAACGGCGTTTCCAGACGTCACACCTTTCAGCAAAGGAACGATCTTCCGGTGCCGGAGGTCGAGCAACATTTTGTAGAAATCGAGGATCTCGGAGGAAGCGCGTTTCGACCAATCCAGTTTGGCCGCAGCGAAGGTAGATGGCGCCGTCGGGTCGAGAAGGTCGTCGGCATCGAAGCCCGGCAGACGCGAAAGCTCCTCACGACGGCCTTTCCTGACCTTCTCATTCAACCCCTCGTCGAAATCGCAGAAAAACGGGAAAGGCTCTGCAGCGCCCCATTCCTCGCCCATGAACAGCATCGGAATCTCGGGCGCCAGCAGATAGACGGCGATGACGGCTTGGACGGCTTCGGCCGGGCTCGACGCAATGACCCGGTCGCCTAGCGCCCGATTTCCGATCTGATCATGGTTCTGGATGAAGGAGATGAAAGCCGTTGGCGGCAGGTGAGCGCTCGGCCGGCCCCTGTTCCCGCCGCGATAGGGCATATGTTCTCCCTGGAACACGAAGCCTTCCGCCAGCGCCCGGCCGAGCTTGCCGGCGTCACCGGCGTAATCGGCATAATAGCCGAAGGTTTCGCCGGTCGCAGTGATATGCAGCACGTGGTGCACGTCGTCGTTCCACTGGGCGGTGAACAGCGTCGCTGCGCCCTTTTCGTCACGCTTCAATAAGTCGCTGTCATTCTCCTCGTTTTCGACGATCAGATGAATGTGCCGGTCGACAGCCGCAGCCCTGACGCGGCGGGCAAGTTCGTGAAGCAGATGCTCGTCGCTGTCGTCCTTGATCGCGTGAACGGCATCGAAGCGGAAGCCGTCGAGCCTGAATTCGGTGATCCAGTAGATGGCGTTCTCAATGACAAATTCGCGGATCATCTGCGATCCGTCGCCGTCATAGTTGATGCCGTGGCCCCAGGGTGTCTTGTGATGGTCGGTAAAGAGCGGCGCATAGGACGGGATATAATTCCCGTCAGGCCCGAAGTGATTGTAGACCACATCGAGGAACACCGAGATGCCGCGCTGATGCGCTGCATCGACCAACGCCATGAAATCCTCCGGCCGGCCGTAGCTGCTGTCAGGAGCATAGGGCAAAACGCCGTCATAACCCCAGCTATAACGGCCGGGGAATTCGCTGACCGGCATAATCTGCAACGCCGTGACACCCAGTTCCCTGAGATGATCGAGCCGCTCGATCGCAGCTTCGAAAGTCCCCTCCGGCGTGAAGCAGCCGATATGCATCTCGTAGACGACCATCTCTTCCCATGGCCGGCCGGTCCAGTCACTCGTCTTCCAGCGATAGGACAGGTCGACCACTTCGCTCGGACCGTGCACATCCTGTGGCTGGAACCGCGACGCAGGATCGGGAATTTCAAGACCGTCCGGCAGAACGAAGCGATAGCGCATGCCGGCATGGGCATTCGGTACCGTGCATCGATGCCAGCCATCTTCCGCCGCCTGCATCGGCCGCGGATCGGTGCCTTCGATCTTCAACGATACGCTTTCATGCAGGGGAGCCCAGAGCCGAAACAGCATACCGTCTTCAGTGAATGCGGGGCCGAACGTCATATTGGTCAAGGGAAAGCCTTCGGTGAAGTGAGGATGGGATTTGGGTAACTTCTGCAGGAGCAAAAAGTTTCGTCCGCACGCGGAACACGCGAAAGCGGCCGCCGTCACCGGATAACATATCACTGGCTTACGAGAGGCCGCCTCAATCGAGCCAAGTCGATGGCTCGCGCATCCCGTGGACAATCACGACAATTTCAGCGCCATATTTCGTGGGCTCATAGATGGCGATGTAGCGCCCTTCGATAACCAGACGGGCAGCTGGGCTGACATCCGGTCGAGCAGGCCCCATTTCGGGATGGGTGGCAACCAGCTCGAACTTATCGAAAAGCTTTTGCAGGAGCCTGTCCGCTGCCGGTTCGTTGTGAACGGCGATATCACGCCAGATATCTCGCATCTGACGCTGCGCACGCGGAGGCAACTTGTATTTAGCCACGGGCTGCGCGTTCTGCTTTCAGCTCTTGCAGGAAGCGGGCGGGATCAACCTCTTCGGGTTCGCCGCTAGCTTTACCCTCAGCATACTCCCGCTTGAGTTTTTCCAGCTCAAGCGCGCGAATTTCCTCACGCTGTTCCAACAGCCTCAGGCTATCGCGCACGACCTCGCTGGCGCTGGCATAGCGCCCGCTTTCGACAAGCTCTCGGACAAGCCCTTCATAGCGGGGGCCAATATTGTAGCTGGAGGGCATAGCGATACCTTTCGTTGAAGCGATATTATCAGTTTTTGATAAACGCTACAAATAGAACTGGCCGCTGGCACATGATTGCAAGACGCTTCGACCTTCACGCCGCCGCGACTTTGCCCGAGAGTGCCTTGTCCATCGCCGCCTGAAGCTGTTCCTGGGTGAAGGGCTTGGTCATCCTGAGCATCCGGCCGAGACCGTGGTCTTCGGAAAATTCAGCATAGCCCGAGGCGAGGATGATCGGCAGGCCTGGGAAGGCCGAGCGGAGATGGCGGGCAAGCTCGGCGCCAGTCATGCCGGGCATCGCATGATCGGTGATGACGAGATCGCAATCTGGTCCGTCGGCAAGGAGTTCCAGGGCCTGCGAAGCGGAAGACGCCTCGCGCGGCAGGTGTCCGAGATCCTCCAGCATCGCCACGGTTCCCGTCCGGACAAGCGCATCGTCGTCGACGACAAGAATGGCGAGCGGCCGTGATACCGGGTTCAGGGCTTCCGTCGCGGGAGGCTCGACGGCCGGCTGCGTCTTGACGAAGGCTTCTGCGACGGGCAGCCAAAGGGATACTGTCGTGCCCTTGTCTCTCGCGCTCGATATCTGGATCGAGCCGCCGGATTGCGCCGCCAGGCCATGCACCATCGACAGGCCGAGACCAGTGCCCTTGCCGACTCCTTTGGTGGTGAAAAACGGTTCGGCGGCGCGAGCGACCGTTGCCTCGTCCATGCCCTCGCCATCATCCGACACCGATATCCGAATGTAATTACCGCCCGCGAGACCGGCCGGCCGAGCTTCTTCGGCGGCTGCCGCGGCAACCGTCACGGCGCCGCCGTTTTCAAGCGCGTCGCGGGCATTGACGAACAGGTTGAGCAGTGCCAGCTCCAGTTGGTTGCTATCCACCAGAAGCGGCGCCAGATCCGCCGGAATGCGCTTGTGGATTTCGATGCGCGGCCCCACCGCCTTGGCGAGCAGATCCTCAACGTTTTCGAACAGCCTGAGGAAATCGACCGCCTGCGGCTTGAGCTCCTGGCGGCGGGCGAAGGCAAGCAGTCGCTGGGTCAGCGCCGTGCCGCGCTCGGCCGCCTGGATCGCATTCGTCAGCAGACGTTCGCTGCGTTCATCCGCCGGAAGCCGCTTCTTCAGAAGGCCAAGGCTGCCAAGCACCGCCATCAGAAGATTGTTGAAGTCATGCGCCACCCCACCCGTCAGGTGACCGATCGTGTCGAGCTTCTGCGCCTCGAACAGCTGCGCCAGCGCCTCCTCGCGCTCCCGCGTCCTTTGATCGATCCGGTGCTCCAACTCCTCGTTAAGCTCCCGCAGCTGAGCAGCTGAGGCCTCGAGTTCGGCGGTGCGCTGGCGAACCCGAGCCTCCAGTTCCGCATTCAGCCGTTCGAGTTCTCGCGTCTTCCTATAGAGATCGGCAAAGACCCTGACCTTGGCTCTCAGCACCTCGGGCACGATCGGGACGGAGACGTAGTCGACGGCGCCCACCGCATAGCCGCGCAGCCGGTCGGGTTCGGCCAGCATCACCGCGGAAACGAAGATGATCGGCGTGTTCTGATAGCGCGGATGCTGCCGGATCATGCCGACAAGCTCGAAGCCATCCTGTTCCGGCATGCAAACATCGACGAGGATCACGGCGATTTCGGTGCGCAGCAGGTGCTCGAAAGCTTCGCGCGCCGATTGCGCCTTGATGAGGTTTTCCTCGAGTTCTTCGAGAATGACCTCGTAGCTCAGTAGTTTCGCAGGCTGATCGTCGACGAGAAGGATGTTGACGGGGTTCATGATCGGATCCTCAGCGGTGCAGCCACATGCGAAGCGCCGACAGAAGCTGCTCGGTATTGACCGGCTTCGCCAGGTAATCGGATGCGCCCGCTTCCAGGCATTTCTCCCGGTCGCCCTTCATCGCCTTGGCCGTCAGCGCCAGGATCGGCAGCCGCCGGAACCGTGGCTCCGAACGGATGACCTGCATCGTCTCGTAGCCGTCCATTCCCGGCATCATGATATCCATCAGCACGATCGCCACCGAAGGCTCGTTGTTGATGACGTCGATGGCTTCGCTGCCGGTCGTGGCCGTCAGCACCCGCATTCCCCGGCGTTCCAGCACGCTGCTCAGCGCAAAGATATTGCGGGCATCGTCGTCGACGAGCAGCACGGTTTCGCCGACGAGATCCTCATCCGAGCTGTGCAGTTCCTGCAGGGTGGCCTGTTTTGCCGCCGGCAGGTCGACGACGACCCGGTGCAGGAACAGAGCCGTCTCATCGAGAAGACGTTCCGGAGACTCGACGCCCTTCACGACGACGCTTCGGGCCATGCTGTGCAGCGTCGCATCTTCCTCTGGGGAAAGCTCTCGGCCGGTGAAGACGACCACCGGCACCTCACCGATCTCGGCGTCGTCGCGTATCTGCTCCAGGACGTCGAAGCCGGACATGTCAGGCAGCGAAAGGTCGAGCACCACGCAATCCGGCGGATCCTGCCTGAGGGCGGCAAGCGCTTCCGATCCGGAACCGACACTTGTGATGTCGATGTCGTCATGTCCGAGAAGCGCGGTGACGCTCAGCCGCTCGGCCTCATTGTCTTCCACCAGCAGCAGATGCTTGCGGCGCGGTTGCGCATAGGCCTTCAAACGCGACAGCGCCTTGCCGAGGCCCTCTGGCGTCGTCGGCTTGCTCATGAATGCGAAGGCGCCACGGGTCAGCCCATGCTGGCGATCCTCGTCGAGGCTGATGATCTGCACCGGGATATGCCGCGTCTGCGGATTCTGCTTGAGCTGGCTAAGCACCGTCCAGCCGAGCATATCGGGCAGGAAGATGTCGAGCGAGATCGCCGCCGGCCGGTAGTCCTGCGCGAGTGACAGCGCATCGCTGCCACGCATCGCCACCAGAACCTTGAATCCGCTGTCACGGGCAAGATCGACCAGGACACGGGCATAATGCGCATCGTCCTCGACGATGAGAAGCACCGAATCGCCGGCCGCGATCTGGTGGCGATCGTCTGCCACATGTTCGATGGTCTTCTCGGCGCGGCGGCTCGCCGCCGCCTCGGCGAACTCCACGACATTGGCCGACGGAAGGGACTTCGGCGCAACTGCGCCGGCACCGACATAGGTCAGCGGCAAATAGAGGACGAAGGTGCTGCCGACGCCCGGCGTACTGCGCAGCTGGATCTCGCCGCCCAAGAGGTTTGCCAGTTCGCGGCTGATCGCCAGCCCGAGACCGGTGCCGCCATACTTGCGGCTCGTCGAGGCATCCGCCTGCTGGAACGCCTCGAAAATGATGCGCTGCTTTTCCGGCGGGATGCCGATGCCGGTGTCGACGACTTCGAAGGCGATGACCGAAGGCGCGTGCCGGAGCGACGGATGATCCGGCGACCAGCCGCTCGCTGCCAACGCGACGCGAAGCGTCACACCGCCTTGCGCGGTGAATTTGAAGGCGTTCGACAGCAGGTTCTTGAGGATCTGCTGCAGCCGCTTCGAATCCGTGATGATGCTCTTCGTGACATCACCGCCGATCTCGACCGCGAACGACAGGCTCCGGTTTTCCGCCTCGTGCCGGAATGGCCGGGCCATCACCTCGAGCAGGTTGCTGACGAAAATCTCCTCGGCATCGACCGAAACCGTTCCGGATTCGATCTTCGACAGGTCGAGGATATCGCTGATCAGGTTCAAGAGGTCGGTTCCGGCGCCGTGGATCGTCTTGGCAAATTCGACCTGTTTGCCCGACAGATTGCCGTCGGGGTTTTCGCCGAGCTGCTGGCCGAGAATGAGAATCGAATTCAAAGGCGTGCGCAGCTCGTGCGACATGTTGGCGAGGAATTCGGATTTATACTTCGATGTCAGGGCCAGCTCGGTGGCCTTTTCCTCCAGCGCGCGCCGGGCCTGCTCGATCTCCTGGTTCTTCGCCTCGACTTCGACGTTGCGTTCCTCGAGCTGCTGCGCCTTCTGGCCGAGCTGCTCGTTGGTCTGCTGCAACTCGCGCTGCTGCGTCTGCAGCTCGGCGGCGAGTTTCTGCGACTGCTTGAGCAGGCCTTCGGTCTGCATGGTCGCCTCGATCGAATTGAGGACGATACCGATCGACGTCGTCAGCTGGTCGAGGAAGGACAGCTGCAACTCGGTGAATTCGCCGGCGGAGGCCAGCTCGATTACCGCTTTCACCTGTCCCTCGAAATGCACCGGCAGCACGATCGCGCTTCGCGGCAGGGTCGTGAACACGCCGGAACTGATCGGAACGACATTCTCGGGAAGGTCGGTGACAAGGATTCGGCGGGCATCACTGGCGCACTGGCCGACAAGTCCCTGGCCGAAATCGAGCCGCGGCGGATGCGCCGCCTCGACCCCTTGCGCATAGACCGACAGAAGCGACAGGAACGGCTGTTCCTCATCGGCGTCGACCTGGTAGATCACCCCCTGATGAGCGCTGACGAGCGGCGCCAGCTCCGACAACAGCAACTTGCCGACCAGCGTCAGATCGCGCTGGCCCTGCAGCATGTTGGTGAAGCGGGCCAGGTTGGTCTTCAGCCAGTCCTGTTCGGTGTTGCGCTCCGTCGTCAGGCGCAGGTTGTCGATCATCGTGTTGATATTGTCTTTGAGCTCGGCGACTTCGCCGCGCGCATCGACCTTGATCGAGCGCGTCAGGTCGCCCTTGGTGACGGCGGTCGCCACCTCGGCAATGGCGCGCACCTGCGTCGTCAGGTTGGCGGCAAGCAGGTTGACGTTGCCGGTGAGATCCTTCCATGTGCCGGCCGTGCCCGGAACATTCGCCTGGCCGCCGAGACGGCCTTCCACGCCCACCTCGCGAGCCACCGTCGTCACCTGATCGGCGAAGGTCGCAAGCGTATTGGTCATGTTGTTGATGGTTTCGGCGAGCGCCGCCACCTCGCCCTTGGAGGCGACGGTGAGGTTCTGCTTGAGGTCGCCGTTCGCCACCGCCGTCACCACCTTGACGATGCCGCGCACCTGTTCGGTCAGGTTGGCAGCCATGACGTTGACGGTGTCGGTCAGGTCCTTCCAGGTACCGGCCACTCCAGGCACCTGCGCCTGGCCGCCAAGCTTGCCTTCGGTGCCGACTTCGCGGGCGACGCGCGTCACTTCGCCGGCAAAGGCGTTGAGCTGGTCCACCATGGTGTTGATGGTGTTCTTCAGTTCGAGGATTTCCCCCTTCACGTCGACGGTGATCTTGCGTGAGAGGTCGCCGCGCGCCACGGCGGTCGTGACTTCGGCGATGTTTCGAACCTGGGTCGTGAGGTTGGCGGCGAGCAGGTTGACGTTGTCGGTCAGGTCCTTCCAGGTGCCGGCAACGCCGGGAACGACGGCCTGACCGCCAAGCCTGCCATCGGTGCCGACTTCGCGCGCCACGCGCGTCACTTCACCGGCGAAGGAGCGAAGCTGGTCGACCATGGTATTCAACGTATCCTTCAGCAGCAGGATTTCGCCGCGCACGTCGACGGTGATTTTGCGCGACAGGTCGCCATTGGCGATTGCGGTCGCCACCTCGGCGATGTTGCGCACCTGCGCCGTCAGATTGCCGGCCATCGAGTTGACACTGTCGGTCAGATCCTTCCAGGTGCCGGCGACGCCGGAAACCTGCGCCTGGCCGCCGAGCTTGCCTTCGGTGCCGACTTCGCGGGCGACACGCGTCACCTCACCGGCAAAGGCGTTGAGCTGGTCCACCATCGTATTGATGGTGTTCTTCAGTTCGAGGATTTCCCCCTTCACGTCGACGGTGATCTTGCGCGACAGGTCGCCGCGCGCCACGGCGGTCGTCACTTCGGCGATGTTGCGCACCTGGCCCGTCAGGTTGGAAGCCATGGAATTGACGTTCTCGGTCAGATCCTTCCAGGTGCCGGCGACACCCGGCACCTGCGCCTGACCGCCGAGCTTGCCTTCGGTTCCGACTTCGCGCGCGACGCGCGTCACTTCGGAGGCGAAGCGGTTCAGCTGGTCGACCATGGTGTTCAGCGTTTCCTTGAGTTCAAGGATTTCCCCCGAGACCGAAACGGTGATCTTCTTCGACAGGTCGCCATTGGCAATCGCGGTCGAGACCTCGGCGATGTTGCGCACCTGCGCCGTCAGATTGCCCGCCATCGAATTGACGCTGTCGGTCAGATCCTTCCAGGTGCCGGCGACGCCGAGCACGTTGGCCTGGCCACCGAGCCGGCCTTCTGTGCCGACCTCGCGCGCCACACGCGTCACCTCGCCGGCAAAGCCGTTCAGCTGATCGACCATCGTGTTGATGGTCTCCTTCAGCTCGAGGATCTCGCCCGACACGGTGACGGTGATCTTCTTCGACAGGTCTCCCTGGGCGACGGCGGTGGCGACTTCAGCGATGTTGCGCACCTGCCCCGTCAGGTTGGAAGCCATGGAATTGACGCTATCGGTCAGATCCTTCCAGGTGCCGGCGACGCCGCGCACATTGGCCTGGCCGCCGAGCCGGCCCTCGGTTCCGACTTCGCGGGCGACACGGGTGACTTCCGAAGCGAAGGCGTTCAACTGGTCGACCATCGTGTTGATGGTTTCCTTCAGTTCCAGGATTTCGCCTTTCACGTCGACGGTGATCTTCTTCGACAAGTCGCCATTGGCAATGGCGGTCGAGACTTCGGCGATGTTGCGCACCTGTGCCGTCAGGTTTCCGCCCATCGAGTTGACGTTCTCGGTCAGATCCTTCCAGGTGCCGGCGACGCCGCGCACATTGGCCTGGCCGCCGAGCCGGCCCTCGGTGCCGACTTCGCGGGCGACGCGGGTGACTTCCGATGCAAAGGCATTCAGCTGATCGACCATCGTGTTGATAGTCTCCTTCAGCTCGAGGATTTCCCCCGATACCGTCACCGTGAT
Coding sequences:
- a CDS encoding HAMP domain-containing protein yields the protein MSKQTSEFSRDVVAADSLNGHDHKTMAFDDASALLEVLVAVRRGDFSVRMRSDLTGVTGKIADALNDIIAGNQRMAQQLEHVGQVVGRDGRTSTRVRFGLSDGSWSEMEGSINGLIDDLLWPTTAVTRTITAVAKGDLLQTVPLDVDGRALKGEFLRSADIVNTMIKQLSVFTSEVTRVAREVGTDGKLGGQAQVPAVTGVWKDLTESVNSMASNLTAQVRNIAEVTIAVANGDLSKKITVDVRGEILQLKEAINTMVDQLRSFASEVTRVAREVGTEGKLGGQALVPGVAGTWKDLTDSVNAMCGNLTAQVRNIAQVTTAVARGDLSRKITVDVSGEILELKETINTMVDQLNGFAGEVTRVAREVGTEGRLGGQAQVPGVAGTWKDLTDNVNSMASNLTAQVRNIAEVSTAIANGDLSKKITVTVSGEILELKETINTMVDQLNAFASEVTRVAREVGTEGRLGGQANVRGVAGTWKDLTENVNSMGGNLTAQVRNIAEVSTAIANGDLSKKITVDVKGEILELKETINTMVDQLNAFASEVTRVAREVGTEGRLGGQANVRGVAGTWKDLTDSVNSMASNLTGQVRNIAEVATAVAQGDLSKKITVTVSGEILELKETINTMVDQLNGFAGEVTRVAREVGTEGRLGGQANVLGVAGTWKDLTDSVNSMAGNLTAQVRNIAEVSTAIANGDLSKKITVSVSGEILELKETLNTMVDQLNRFASEVTRVAREVGTEGKLGGQAQVPGVAGTWKDLTENVNSMASNLTGQVRNIAEVTTAVARGDLSRKITVDVKGEILELKNTINTMVDQLNAFAGEVTRVAREVGTEGKLGGQAQVSGVAGTWKDLTDSVNSMAGNLTAQVRNIAEVATAIANGDLSRKITVDVRGEILLLKDTLNTMVDQLRSFAGEVTRVAREVGTDGRLGGQAVVPGVAGTWKDLTDNVNLLAANLTTQVRNIAEVTTAVARGDLSRKITVDVKGEILELKNTINTMVDQLNAFAGEVTRVAREVGTEGKLGGQAQVPGVAGTWKDLTDTVNVMAANLTEQVRGIVKVVTAVANGDLKQNLTVASKGEVAALAETINNMTNTLATFADQVTTVAREVGVEGRLGGQANVPGTAGTWKDLTGNVNLLAANLTTQVRAIAEVATAVTKGDLTRSIKVDARGEVAELKDNINTMIDNLRLTTERNTEQDWLKTNLARFTNMLQGQRDLTLVGKLLLSELAPLVSAHQGVIYQVDADEEQPFLSLLSVYAQGVEAAHPPRLDFGQGLVGQCASDARRILVTDLPENVVPISSGVFTTLPRSAIVLPVHFEGQVKAVIELASAGEFTELQLSFLDQLTTSIGIVLNSIEATMQTEGLLKQSQKLAAELQTQQRELQQTNEQLGQKAQQLEERNVEVEAKNQEIEQARRALEEKATELALTSKYKSEFLANMSHELRTPLNSILILGQQLGENPDGNLSGKQVEFAKTIHGAGTDLLNLISDILDLSKIESGTVSVDAEEIFVSNLLEVMARPFRHEAENRSLSFAVEIGGDVTKSIITDSKRLQQILKNLLSNAFKFTAQGGVTLRVALAASGWSPDHPSLRHAPSVIAFEVVDTGIGIPPEKQRIIFEAFQQADASTSRKYGGTGLGLAISRELANLLGGEIQLRSTPGVGSTFVLYLPLTYVGAGAVAPKSLPSANVVEFAEAAASRRAEKTIEHVADDRHQIAAGDSVLLIVEDDAHYARVLVDLARDSGFKVLVAMRGSDALSLAQDYRPAAISLDIFLPDMLGWTVLSQLKQNPQTRHIPVQIISLDEDRQHGLTRGAFAFMSKPTTPEGLGKALSRLKAYAQPRRKHLLLVEDNEAERLSVTALLGHDDIDITSVGSGSEALAALRQDPPDCVVLDLSLPDMSGFDVLEQIRDDAEIGEVPVVVFTGRELSPEEDATLHSMARSVVVKGVESPERLLDETALFLHRVVVDLPAAKQATLQELHSSDEDLVGETVLLVDDDARNIFALSSVLERRGMRVLTATTGSEAIDVINNEPSVAIVLMDIMMPGMDGYETMQVIRSEPRFRRLPILALTAKAMKGDREKCLEAGASDYLAKPVNTEQLLSALRMWLHR
- a CDS encoding type II toxin-antitoxin system RelE/ParE family toxin is translated as MAKYKLPPRAQRQMRDIWRDIAVHNEPAADRLLQKLFDKFELVATHPEMGPARPDVSPAARLVIEGRYIAIYEPTKYGAEIVVIVHGMREPSTWLD
- a CDS encoding response regulator; protein product: MNPVNILLVDDQPAKLLSYEVILEELEENLIKAQSAREAFEHLLRTEIAVILVDVCMPEQDGFELVGMIRQHPRYQNTPIIFVSAVMLAEPDRLRGYAVGAVDYVSVPIVPEVLRAKVRVFADLYRKTRELERLNAELEARVRQRTAELEASAAQLRELNEELEHRIDQRTREREEALAQLFEAQKLDTIGHLTGGVAHDFNNLLMAVLGSLGLLKKRLPADERSERLLTNAIQAAERGTALTQRLLAFARRQELKPQAVDFLRLFENVEDLLAKAVGPRIEIHKRIPADLAPLLVDSNQLELALLNLFVNARDALENGGAVTVAAAAAEEARPAGLAGGNYIRISVSDDGEGMDEATVARAAEPFFTTKGVGKGTGLGLSMVHGLAAQSGGSIQISSARDKGTTVSLWLPVAEAFVKTQPAVEPPATEALNPVSRPLAILVVDDDALVRTGTVAMLEDLGHLPREASSASQALELLADGPDCDLVITDHAMPGMTGAELARHLRSAFPGLPIILASGYAEFSEDHGLGRMLRMTKPFTQEQLQAAMDKALSGKVAAA
- the treZ gene encoding malto-oligosyltrehalose trehalohydrolase, with translation MTFGPAFTEDGMLFRLWAPLHESVSLKIEGTDPRPMQAAEDGWHRCTVPNAHAGMRYRFVLPDGLEIPDPASRFQPQDVHGPSEVVDLSYRWKTSDWTGRPWEEMVVYEMHIGCFTPEGTFEAAIERLDHLRELGVTALQIMPVSEFPGRYSWGYDGVLPYAPDSSYGRPEDFMALVDAAHQRGISVFLDVVYNHFGPDGNYIPSYAPLFTDHHKTPWGHGINYDGDGSQMIREFVIENAIYWITEFRLDGFRFDAVHAIKDDSDEHLLHELARRVRAAAVDRHIHLIVENEENDSDLLKRDEKGAATLFTAQWNDDVHHVLHITATGETFGYYADYAGDAGKLGRALAEGFVFQGEHMPYRGGNRGRPSAHLPPTAFISFIQNHDQIGNRALGDRVIASSPAEAVQAVIAVYLLAPEIPMLFMGEEWGAAEPFPFFCDFDEGLNEKVRKGRREELSRLPGFDADDLLDPTAPSTFAAAKLDWSKRASSEILDFYKMLLDLRHRKIVPLLKGVTSGNAVYRSTGNAIAVDWSLAEGRHLHLRANLGDEAAALDSQQQDDETIFHLGGRDGGDLAPWAVIWSLSQA
- a CDS encoding type II toxin-antitoxin system ParD family antitoxin; this translates as MPSSYNIGPRYEGLVRELVESGRYASASEVVRDSLRLLEQREEIRALELEKLKREYAEGKASGEPEEVDPARFLQELKAERAARG